Proteins from one Triticum aestivum cultivar Chinese Spring chromosome 7A, IWGSC CS RefSeq v2.1, whole genome shotgun sequence genomic window:
- the LOC123153165 gene encoding uncharacterized protein — MGSSMNRLLGCRVYSSAECDSTTAAASGKASPPSFPSGAAKYFTRTGHTAVAVLLISFLRRPPPPTFPPARSPSPRAPTTDAEMGSLGGYVSPYGVYLDPERVFLLVINRRPRDLFNYVHSIPGAPADLRCRLVGFAERALQAPRLGNWWPDESSWTLYWAMYAWAHADAMLNRLCAPQISGNPSNFDAVPRNAAMLNQLYASSSSTPTATLSPQQEDVINFLISRARPLNRTSAFNWATHTSDFAQRGTDSTLALAFGNLSLGQPGSQQMAPRELMQNSYGTPAMRVPSLHQPGPAQLTPQGMMQNREVLPAVDVKGKGPALGVGQQDLRVHVACLMADDGTTGAAGLLIKRETWQFICALCFPMRSTEETVLFAAACCEGIKVAQAYQPTSIVLESHLFHLVDLLLGGAHAPCRDMEELTTLLHLSHCRVQHITEDSNGAARRLAMHCLLSEEAEIYFSAPDWLVLT; from the exons ATGGGATCGTCCATGAATCGGCTGCTGGGTTGTCGTGTGTATAGCAGCGCTGAATGTGATTCCACGACGGCGGCCGCGTCCGGGAAG GCAAGCCCGCCCTCCTTTCCGTCCGGCGCCGCAAAGTATTTCACCCGCACGGGGCACACGGCCGTCGCGGTCTTGCTCATTTCGTTCCTGCGTCGCCCGCCACCGCCCACCTTCCCGCCCGCCCGCTCGCCTTCGCCCCGCGCGCCGACCACCGACGCCGAG ATGGGCTCCCTCGGCGGCTACGTCTCCCCCTACGGCGTCTATCTCGACCCGGAGCGCGTCTTCTTGCTCGTCATCAACCGCCGGCCCCGGGACCTCTTCAACTACGTGCACTCCATCCCCGGAGCGCCCGCGGACCTACGATGCCGCCTCGTCGGCTTCGCCGAGAGGGCTCTCCAGGCGCCGCGGCTGGG AAACTGGTGGCCCGACGAGAGCTCGTGGACACTGTATTGGGCCATGTACGCGTGGGCTCACGCAGACGCAATGCTTAACAG ACTTTGTGCGCCTCAGATATCTGGTAATCCATCCAATTTCGATGCAG TGCCCAGAAATGCTGCAATGCTTAATCAATTGTATGCTTCTAGCTCAAGCACTCCAACTGCAACGCTTTCTCCACAACAGGAAGATG TGATCAATTTTCTGATCTCACGTGCCAGACCGCTTAATCGAACATCTGCTTTTAACTGGGCAACTCATACTTCAGATTTTGCTCAACGGGGGACTGATTCTACTCTTG CACTGGCATTTGGAAACCTATCTCTGGGCCAACCGGGATCCCAGCAAATGGCTCCACGGGAGCTGATGCAGAACAGCTATGGTACACCTGCAATGAGAGTACCATCTCTGCACCAACCTGGACCAGCGCAACTCACTCCACAGGGGATGATGCAGAACAGAGAAG TGCTGCCCGCAGTAGATGTCAAAGGAAAGGGACCTGCATTAGGAGTAGGCCAGCAAGACCTGCGGGTCCATGTGGCTTGTTTGATGGCAGATGACGGCACTACAGGTGCTGCAGGGTTGTTGATCAAGAGGGAAACATGGCAGTTCATCTGCGCGTTATGTTTTCCGATGCGGAGCACAGAGGAGACGGTTCTTTTTGCAGCTGCTTGTTGTGAAGGGATCAAAGTTGCTCAGGCCTATCAACCTACTAGCATTGTACTGGAGTCCCATCTATTCCATCTGGTCGACCTGCTACTTGGCGGCGCTCATGCTCCCTGCCGAGATATGGAAGAGTTGACGACATTACTGCATCTCTCACATTGCAGAGTGCAGCACATCACGGAAGATTCCAATGGTGCTGCTCGTCGACTGGCCATGCATTGTTTGCTGTCAGAGGAGGCCGAGATATACTTCAGTGCTCCTGATTGGCTTGTCCTTACTTAG
- the LOC123150024 gene encoding uncharacterized protein — translation MRPHATGVEKATVPYGSWDSPISAAAVSSAGKTVEGLAVAGDGRLLWVETRPEEGGRAVLVKEGAGADGRGSDVTPQEFAVRSLAQEYGGGAFAVQGDVVVFSNYSDQRLYKQTVGDNSPLPLTPDYGGSVVRYADGVFDPHFNRYVTVMEDHRKSGSNPITTVAAVSTSVEDVNEPTVLLSGNDFYAFPRIDPTEKRMAWIEWSDPNMSWDKAELWVGYFSSKGEVEKRICIAGGDPMIVESPTEPKWSSKGELFFITDRQSGFWNIYKWDEQSNVVVQVYSLDAEFSKPMWVFGVSSYAFLGNDDQSQKIVCCYRQNGKSYVGLLDHDSGSFSKIDLPFSAVTNIVSADGSFYVEGASASLPVSIAKVTLDEKRTMATDFSIVWSSSEDIKKYTPYFSLPEFMEFPTVIPGQHAYAYFYPPYNHTFQGSSDEKPPLLVRTHGGPTDEARGILDLSVQYWTSRGWAFVDVNYGGSAGYGREYRERLLGQWGVVDVNDCCSCATFLVATGRVDAQRLCVTGESAGGFTTLACLAFRQTFKAGSSLYGIADLASLRAGMHKFEAYYIDNLVGNKQAYFERSPINFVERFTCPVILFQGLDDPVVSPDQATTIYKAIKDKGLPVALVEYEGEQHGFRKAENIKFTLEQQMMFFARLVGHFKVADNIAPIKIDNFDKAL, via the exons ATGCGCCCGCACGCCACGGGCGTCGAGAAGGCGACCGTGCCGTACGGCTCCTGGGATTCGCCTAtcagcgccgccgccgtctcctccgcCGGGAAGACCGTCGAGGGGCTCGCCGTCGCCGGCGACGGCCGGCTCCTCTGGGTCGAGACGCGCCCCGAGGAAGGAGG ACGCGCGGTTCTCGTGAAGGAAGGGGCGGGCGCAGACGGCAGAGGTTCGGATGTGACGCCGCAGGAGTTCGCCGtgcggtccctggcgcaggagtaCGGCGGTGGCGCGTTCGCCGTGCAGGGGGATGTCGTCGTGTTCTCCAATTACAGCGACCAGCGCCTGTACAAGCAAACCGTCGGAG ATAATTCACCACTACCTCTGACACCGGATTATGGTGGATCGGTTGTCCGCTATGCGGACGGTGTCTTTGACCCTCACTTCAATCGTTATGTCACTGTAATGGAAG ATCACCGCAAGAGTGGCTCAAATCCCATCACAACAGTTGCTGCTGTGAGCACAAGTGTTGAAGATGTTAATG AACCAACTGTGCTGCTCAGTGGGAATGACTTCTATGCCTTTCCACGCATTGATCCAACTGAAAAACGCATGGCATGGATTGAATGGAGTGACCCAAACATGTCATGGGATAAAGCAGAACTATGGGTTGGATATTTCTCCAGCAAAGG AGAGGTGGAAAAACGTATTTGCATTGCTGGTGGAGACCCAATGATAGTAGAATCTCCTACTGAACCCAAGTGGTCTTCAAAAG GTGAACTGTTCTTCATAACTGACCGACAGAGTggattttggaatatttataaatGG GATGAGCAGAGCAATGTGGTCGTGCAAGTGTACTCACTTGATGCTGAATTCTCGAAGCCAATGTGGGTTTTTGGTGTCAGCTCCTATGCTTTCCTCGGAAATGACGACCAGAGTCAGAAAATAGTTTGCTGCTACAG GCAGAATGGGAAGTCATATGTTGGGTTGCTGGACCATGATTCAGGGTCATTTTCAAAAATTGACCTTCCCTTCTCTGCTGTAACTAACATA GTTTCTGCAGATGGATCTTTCTATGTTGAAGGTGCATCTGCTAGTCTTCCAGTATCGATAGCAAAG GTGACACTAGATGAAAAGAGAACAATGGCAACTGACTTTTCTATAGTTTGGTCCTCCTCAGAGGACATAAAGAAATATACACCCTACTTTAGTTTGCCTGAATTTATGGAGTTCCCAACCGTAATCCCTGGCCAGCATGCTTATGCTTATTTCTATCCTCCATACAACCATACTTTCCAAGGTTCATCAGATGAGAAGCCTCCGTTATTGGTCAGAACCCATG GTGGACCTACAGATGAAGCACGTGGGATTCTTGATCTTAGTGTGCAATACTGGACGAGCCGAGGATGGGCATTCGTTGATGTTAACTATGGGGGAAGTGCAG GCTATGGGAGGGAGTATCGAGAGAGGCTTTTAGGGCAATGGGGTGTTGTGGATGTAAATGATTGCTGCAGCTGTGCTACATTTCTG GTGGCAACTGGAAGAGTAGACGCGCAACGACTCTGTGTAACAGGGGAATCTGCTGGTGGATTCACAACTTTAGCTTGCCTTGCTTTTAGACAGACGTTCAAGGCTGGTTCTTCTTTATACGGG ATTGCTGACTTAGCTTCATTAAGGGCAGGCATGCACAAGTTTGAGGCGTACTATATTGACAACCTTGTGG GGAATAAGCAGGCTTACTTTGAGAGGTCGCCAATAAACTTCGTTGAGAGATTTACATGTCCGGTCATTTTGTTTCAAGGATTGGATGACCCG GTTGTATCACCAGATCAGGCAACAACGATATACAAGGCTATAAAGGACAAAGGTCTGCCTGTTGCTTTGGTTGAGTATGAAGGGGAACAACATGGTTTCCGCAAG GCTGAGAACATCAAGTTTACCTTGGAGCAGCAGATGATGTTCTTCGCAAGATTGGTGGGGCACTTCAAGGTGGCAGATAACATTGCTCCAATCAAGATAGACAATTTTGATAAAGCCTTGTGA